In the Arachis stenosperma cultivar V10309 chromosome 8, arast.V10309.gnm1.PFL2, whole genome shotgun sequence genome, ttcGAACCACATGAGACGCGATtctaccatcttttccacaatagATGCTACTCCAACCCTCTCTCTTATATCTTCATTCTTTATTCTATCCAATCGCATATAACCAATCATCTATTTCAACATCTTCATATCTGTCACACTTAGCTTATATTCGTGCTCCCTTTTGGCCGCCCAACACTCTGTACTATAAAGCATAATCGGTCTGATAGtagtgcgatagaatttacctttaaattttaaagacacTTTTTTGTCACATATATAATCAGATGCACTctgccattttgaccaacctgctctTGTTCAATCTCTTCATTATCCtatatgatgcacccaagatacttaaaactctTAACTTTTTATAGGATATtatctccaatcttcacctctatattagaATTTTTTCCTCGCAGGCCAaatttacattccatatattccgtcttgttaTAGCTTATGCACAGACCATATACTTATAGGGCTTCTCTCtataactccaacttcttatttaggtcttcctttgactctcccataaggacgatatcatatGCAAAAAGTATGCATCATGATACAGGCTCTTGGATATGTTCTGTGAGTACTttcaagactaatgtgaaaatgTATGGATTTGAGGATGATCTATaatgtaatcctataccaacaGAAAATTTCTCTGTCACActaccttgagtcttcacactagttgtagtcctatcatacatgtctttaattgcatGAATATATGTGATcattattctcttcttttttaaaaCCTAAGACCTCCTTTGACATCCTGTCGTAGGTTTTTTCCAGATCAATAAACATCATATGTAGATCATCTTTATTACCACGATACCTTTCCATtatccttcttaataggtatattATTTCAGTGGTGGATCTGTCTGGCATAAAATCAAATTGGTTCTTGTCTcagttacttgtgtctcttgtCTCCACCAGAAATAgtcaatagaataaattatttttttatttaagttaaaataaatcaaaatatatagatagattttttttgtaacaatatgatttgatttattatttgttacaaattgcattaattcggCAAAATATTACAAATAGTTGAATACAATTATTTACTgcatcatttttatttatttatttatttttttgatattatcatttttattatttaataccACTTTTTCCCTGTTATTGGCCAGTcccccttttctttttcaatccCCTCCAATGGCCCATCTCACAAAAATTCCTTTTCTGGAGGCCAATCTTTATATTTGTCGCTGTAATGTTTGTCGTGTTCCACATTCCTTCCTTAGTACACTGTTTTATAGGTTACCATACATGCCACATGTTAAAAGATTATTTGTCAATCTACACATAATTATTCTTAACCATTTAAAATCATACTACGAAAACGAAAGAAGTCAAAGAACTCACctaaataaatacattaaatgATTAAATACTTATTACAGTTTTTTTCTCCTGAAGCTTTGACCCAGCTTTGTGCAATGAACTTTCCTAATTTTCTGTTTATTCTGTTTATATtaaagaattcagttaaaaataaaacatacaactgttgtttattttttgtaagATTATGATAttgttgaaaaaaaataaaaagaatagatggattttaattaaaaaaatatatattaaggTATATATTATACAGTACAGAGATTGAGAtcattttgaaagaaaaaaaaattaaaaaaaaaggaaagtaaGTTTGTGTGCGGTCGTCCCGTCCGTCAGCGTGACGGCAGCAACGACTCGAAAACATGGCAATGGCGGCACTTTCTTCACCCTTGGCTCTCTCCAACTCTCATTACTATAACAACAGGAACTACACATTCAAAGCCTCTTATTTGAAACAAAGAACTACATTACTCCCCGTTCTCCATCATCGTGCTCGCACTTTCAGGATCCGATGCACCAGCGACACCGGCGCTGCATTGTTGTTGAATTTCGAAGCGGTTATGAAGGAATGCAATGCTCGTGGTGTCCAGCTTCCTCTGGATATGGTGGACGCCGCCAAGATCACCGGCATTCGCCAACTCTTCCTTCATCGTTACTTCCAACTACAGGTCATCATTCTTCGATCttctttattattgttattcaaaattcaataatgGTTAAGCTGAAATCTCTTGTGCTACGGTTGCAGGATTCGAATCTGGTAATGTCGTTTCTTATGAAGCACATTCCTATGCTTAGAACCAGAATGTTAGCTGATCCTTCTTTTCTATTTAAACTCGGAACAGAGGTTTAATTTCCATTTCcatttccatttttatttttaattacttcATACGTTCCTACCAATTTTTTTACAGGCTTTAATGATTTAGATCTTACTTTGAATCGTTCCGTGGTTGATTCTATATCTATGTGTTTTGAGGCGTTCAGAATTTCATTCTCATAAGATTTGAACTTAAGATCTCGTGTTGATAACTTCGGCTATATAGCATTTCTCATAAAATTTGAACTATAGACCTCTGTATTATGTTTTGAAGTGTCAAGAACTTGGCCATATAGCACTTCTCGTAAAATTTGAACTTAAGAACTCATGTTAATGTGTGCAGGTTTTTATAGACATCTTATGTACTTTGGTTGCGGAATATCTCCAAAGACGTGAGGATTTCTGGAATGAGATTCATCTGGTCATTGGTGATATTGTGGTTGGAATTATACCTCTCGTTATTGTGGTGACCAATTTATCACCCATAGCTAGATTTGGAAATTATTCTTATGACTCCCAAGGTTTGCTTGGAGGCATTCAGCATACTATTGCATCTCTTCCTGGCAGGTTATTATATTTTCTCTACTCAGAAGAGTGTCTACtttataaatataagatgaTTGGTTTGTACgtttgtttaagaattttctcTACTTCTATATATGCATGTGCAGTATTAATTAATCGTTTAAGATCATTAGATAAGTCAAAGTTATTTTTCTACTAACTTGAACAGATTGATTTCGTGACATGTTTCTATTTTGTTATATATTGTATAACATCACATGTCAAGCGATGATTAATAATGTGGTATCCCATGTGCTGTTAATCAATAACATAACACGCCATTAACACCACATATATTTCATGCTAAATGTTGATATGATTTAACGTGACATGACATACATTTGAATAACAGTAATTTCATGAACTAAATTCAAGTGTCTAATGTGCACCATTAATTTGTGTACTTGTTAGAGATCTAGCTGAATGTGAATCCCATTGTTGATAATGCTATATGATACCAAATTTCTACTCGAATGCAGTGTATTCGAAGCTGAAAGGCCAGGATGTAAATTCACTCTGAAGCAGCGCATTGCCACATACTTCATCAAGGTGCCTTACATTTTTGGAGGGGAAAAAACTTTTTTTACTGTAATTTTGTTTGTAGTAGCAGTTTATTTCTTTTGACACATTTTCTGTTCAGGGTGCATTGCAAGGAATCATGGCCTTTTTAAGTGCTCTTATTGGTCAAGGATTTTTAAATGTTATAATGATGAATTCCAAAAGGTATACATATGTAAATATGCCTACCCTGATATCTTATATATTAAATCTTTTGAATTCTTGTCACAGAATttatagaaataataaaatatgattgcttttattgttgttgttgttattattattattattatatatatatatatatattttttttttccgttTACCTATATAAAGCAGTGATGTATTGTTTTTATTTGCATTGGAACAGACATAAGCCCTGTCTGAAGAAAACTGCTGTTCTTTGGGGTATGTATTACTCTCTCTTAATTTTGTGAATTTGAGTTTTTGATTGGTGTGTTTTATTCAGTTGATGAAGAGATGGAAAAGATAAGTACATATCATAATTCCAAAATGGCAATTGAAAAACTAAATAGAGCTTCATATTAGTGTTGTTTCCAACCtcttttattcatttattatgAGAAGCTGTTGTTTCAGTTTTATTTTCATagaaatatttatattttgtttagcTTGCTAGTTGCTAGCAAGATGGTATGATTCAACATAACCTTTGGTTATTATCGATTTGGTAGACCAAGGGGATCATAAGCCAAATAAAACCATAATACTTTGACCCTTTtttgttttggtaaagattttCCCATTTCTTGCATGTGTTCACCACCtttgaattaattattaacgatttcataacaaaaatataaaaacactCATAATACAAACTtatattgaaaaagaaaaagaaaatcttatgttgtgtttgtgtgttttgtgtctctattgCGTATAAAAACACTTACAAAACACAACCTATATAATGTTATTTAGTCTGCTTAATTATTGGTTAGTTATTTGCTCTCTTTTTACCAGGGATCTTTGCAGCTGTGTCATCTAACACTCGTTATCAAATCATTAATGGATTGGAACTCCTTTTTGAAGCATCTGCTATTGGAAAAAACCCAAACATTGCAAAGTTCTTCTCTTTCATTGTGAGATTTATTAACAACATCATTGGTGGTATGCAGTTTGTAGAATGGGCCAAATGGAGTGGTGTACATTGAGTGACCCCTTAACCATTATTATCTATACTTAACATTTGCACCTTTTTTTGCCTTTCATCTAAGGTTggctaaaaattaaaaaggattAGCTAATTTGTGTCCTTAgtaatagaaaattttaaatgcTTTACTTCAATAAATGCACAACAAATATATTGAGAATTtaaattttgcataattttctttaaaaaatttttaatttgtaaggGCACATGTTAGCTAAACCCTTTTTTTGTTCACGTGCTTCATAGTTCACAAAATTGGGCATGGTCTAGGGTTATCAAATTCATATGTCTAGGTTATCAATCTAAGTATGGAAAATGTAAGATTGGTTTACAATCATTTAGGTCACTAAGtccttttgtttcttttttttttttttttgttaagaatTCCATTTTGTTAGCTCAGTGCTCAGTTACATACTTTTAGGAGAAAACTAGTTGATGGTTAATAACAATATAACATTAATGCAGCATATATATAGTTTCATATGACCATTATTGTTCATATATATAGGGGAATCGTGTGCAGTATATATTGCGATTTTGGTGGACTGAAAGAATTTTGATCATAGAAGTTGCTTTCTTGTTAAATTCAATAATTGAACACACACAGACAATCAAACACTGGTGTTTTCTAGTCCAAGTTTTAAAAttcccccccttttttttttttggatccGAACTACTTTTTTGGGGTATTTTATTGCCCTTTATGTTGCTTACATTgttacatattttattttatttatatatatactattgGCACTTAATTAAGGACTAATTAAAGTCAAGACATGGCTTTACATCATAAGGTAAcaacataataaataaagacATAGCGGGAGGGGCCAGCATAGCTGtgaacaaaaattttattaagcTTGACAGCTCTGAAATTCTATTAATAACCTGTCGAATGTTGTTACGCGCACTAATGGAACGGTACGAGCGAGCTATGCTAATTGGAACAAATTCTTATAGAGCGAGGAGgattagtaaaataataaaataagacattTATCAAATTTATACTTTTTATCGAATGAAATTTTATTATCTTGATTTAAAGATGAACAcatttttgcttttttattttattaatttttttatttcagaaGAATTTAATCTATGCTAAGTGTTAaacgttttgattttttttttattagtattttaaaaatttcatgctGCTACATAGGAACAAAATCTTTGTTTGAAAAGCTATTCACATTAGTCTTTCAATCAGAAGAAGTTTTCATTTACATTTCACACATATCGAAGTTTGGATAGTTGAATATTCTAAGTTGTTGTAtgagttttcttttttaaaagaaagaGGTATACCAAAACTAATAGATTATTTATTAAAGAAAATCTACTATTCCAATTAtctcaattttattattatcacataaatttaactaataaaatgataaattaatgaacacattcaaaaaataaatataatcaatttattctattacttaaATTTTATCCCTTCAACTTCAAAttattcttaaatatttttctttaattaaaaaGTGTTATTCTCTTTGTTAAATAAACAAATTTCAACTCTTTAAttacaatatttttattgagtttaattttgatgcattgATAGTATAAATCATTTTATTGGATGACTATTTATAtagtttaatataaaaaatagttatttttattgatataatattatgtAATAGGATACAcctgtaaaattattttatactgacaatatgtcaaaattaaattcataaataataatttataattaaaatttatgatgttttattttatttttgttttttatttttaataacaaattaatttttaaaaaatattgtattttttactttttgaaACACATTAACATACGCCTGTACTTATATTAACTAAATTGAGgctttaaatattaattaatgaattaatCATAGATTAGTAGTTACCAATTGGAGGTCCAAGCCGGGTGAAAATTAACAGTAATATATGAGGAGAAGGGAAAAACAATGGAGAAAAAGAACTAGAATGACGCAGTGGAACTGAAAATGGTAAATGGCAAAAAAATAAAGGCAAAATTTCCAGCAATGTGAAGACggcttttaaatttttttaattattatttttcttgtgtcttgaatTTTCTTCAGTCCACCTTCTCTCTCCCTCCTTCGTCTACTCCCTCCAAGTTTCTCTTTCTAGATCAAAAAACGTTTCGCTCCGTTCCGTTTCGTATCAGAGTttactctctttctctctcctctgCGCCTTTCTGCAATTCGAttgtgctttttctttctttcttgtgGAATTGAGGGATTCGGAGCTGGTCAATTCGACGAAGAAAGAAGCGGAATTATCAGAATCAGAATCTGAATCTGAGGGTGGATCTGAAGGGAAGAAGAGTGGGATCTGCGGTGGAAGATGGCGTTGTCGGGGATGAGAGGGCTTTCGGTTTTCATCAGCGACATCCGCAACTGCCAGAACAAGGAGCAGGAGCGCCTCCGCGTCGATAAGGAGCTCGGCAACATCCGAACCCGCTTCAAGAACGAGAaggttagttagttagttagttagttagttagttgggCAGTTAGTTAGTTAGGGTTTCCCGTTTTCCAATCAAACCTAGTTTAGTTGCTGCCTTTGCTTCAATTGCCACTTTGCATTGCGAAGGCGAAATTccgattttatttatttcttgtttATTGTTGTCGCTATTGTTAATTTTAGCTGAGGATTCTTCTTTTTGTGGAGAGTTTGAGTATCTTGTGTTTCTTCTGTGGTTTTGATTCTAGTATTGGTTCTGAGGCAATGGCTACCTGGAAGTAGAAATGATGAGATTAATTGCTTGGTTGTAGCAGTGGTCAGTTATTCAGGGGTTTGTGCTTGAATGTGTCATGAGTCATCAAGCTCAGAATTGATACATGTAGATGTTAAGCGTGCTTTGGATTTTTCCAATATTCAAATGAATGTGATTTGGATGGAATAGGTCTGATGGTTTAGTGGGATTGAAAGAATTAAGGTTCTCAGTGTAGCTTGTCTTGTGGCTGACTGGTGAGTCTTTGAATAGAGCAGAGCAATTAGCCAATAATCTAAGACAAAATCCCAGGAGCCTGTAGAGTGTACAGTTAGAACTGTTCTTAATTGATCTTTTCTTTGGCTGCCTAATTCAGGTTTGGCATAGAAATGGCTGGGACCGTTTATTTTAATAGCTAGTGCATGGATACTAATTTTCCATGGTATTCAGCTAATTAATTTTTGGTGAGTCCATAACTAATATTTTATGTGTTGTTTGTTATCTATAACCATGAAAGCTAGTCTTGGTCTACCATGTAtgttttcattttattaataTGGGAGACTTTTATTTAAGCCAAATGGTAAATTGGATATCCTGCTTCTTTGAAATACTATATGCCACTTTCACTCTAATAGAAAGTCAATGCTTTTTAATGTTATCAATGGTGGATGGTGCGCATGGCACTGATGGCAGTAAGCTGCTTGTCAAGATTCCTTCATGGAATTATGGCAAATGGCATTGCTGCAAATAGAGGACATGttgaaaaatgataaaatatactaaaataccTGCCGAAGATAAGTAAAAAATTCCATGCCTCTCCAGCTTGAACTTGCAAAATGTATAACAGCCTATCGACCCTACTATAAATGCTAGAGAAaaggagagagggagaggggaggagaagagaaaaacgaaagaggggggggggggggggggaggcaAGCATGAAAGCATGGCTTTAATTATTGTCATGATGTCCAAAGGTTATTACATGGATTATAGTTGGTTGTCCAGGGGTTTGATGATTGCTTGTAAGTTATGGTGGATTTAGTTACATCTTTGTGATGGTTTGGGAGACAATGGCGGAGTATAAACATGATAAAGAAGAAAGGGTTATTAGTAATAAAGCATTGCACAACACTTTAGACATCAAGTTACCTGAGTAGCATTGGAGAAAAGACAAACATAGAGAACTGGAGAGAGGTGAGTATTTCATGACTTTGAGGTGTGAGGCAtggatttggatttttttttttccaaaaaacaAATTTTAGAGGGGCTCCCAAATGGGTTATATGCGTTATTCTCTACAATACTTGCATAATACAAATATAATATCTCTAATACCTCTCCTGCATGAACTGACAAAAAGTATTCAGCCACTCAGCCTTTCCAACTTTAATACAAATGCAAAAAAAGGGGGTCGGGGTGCAAAATATAAATTGTTTTTGACATTTAAAAGGTCCTTTTTTTTTCAGGTAATGTTACTTATCACCTTATTTTTCTTGgcttttttattataaaagaaaaCCTTCTTTGATAGTGTTAATATTACTATTGGCCCTTGTTGCTTCTCTAATCCACCCTATTTAAGGTCAATAGTAACACATCtgtttaatttttaatcttttggTTCTTTCGTTAGGCTTTGACTCCAtatgagaaaaagaaatatgTTTGGAAAATGCTTTACATATACATGCTTGGCTATGATGTGGATTTTGGTCACATGGAAGCTGTTTCTCTCATATCTGCTCCAAAGTATCCCGAGAAGCAGGTATTTTATTCCTACCTTTATATGGCACTTTGCATTTCATAATGAGTAATCATATATTCGTTCTTTTTTTCCCATTCTTTTGAAGCATCATTTCAGTTCATCATACATGTAGCTAGCAGAAAAAATATGTGGACAGTAATGAATGAATTCTAATGTTGTCACAACTAACTGCAGGTTGGGTACATTGTAACATCAAGTTTGCTGAATGAAAATCATGACTTTCTCAGGTTGGCAATAAATACCGTTCGCAATGATATTATTGGCCGCAATGAAACCTTCCAGTGCCTAGCATTGACTATGGTATGGTAATGGAAAAAACAGATAGCATTTCCTAGGATTTCTTTTTATGTACTCTTAGAATCAGGGTTTTGAAAACCAAATAGGTTATTGAATTGGTGAAGCCAAAAGTTTAAAGGTTCAACCTAGGTTAAacttaatataataaaataatatatattttttgtatggaaatgctttttttcaaaaaaaaaattgggctttttttttttaaaactaattaaccGTTAAAAAAACCGGACTGGTTTGCCGTTTTTTTTATTGCATTGCTCGCAACTCGGTTTTTTGCCTTGAACTGGACCACCGGTTCCCTATTGAATCGGCCAGTTCTATCTAGTTCTCAGAACCATGCTTAGAATATTTGCTTCGTCGCTTATTTCCAAATTTATCACATTTCCTTGTTCTAAATGCTGTTGGAGTAttcattttagttttttattttttatatataaataaatcaCATTCTTTGGAGTGTTTTCTATATAACCATACTTAATAGTTATAGTATGTTATTTACTTTACATTTATAACATTTTTTCCCCATCTTGAGTCATTGCTACTATGCTACTTCCTGTCTTGTAGGTTGGAAATATTGGTGGGAGAGAGTTCGCTGAGTCCTTAGCACCTGACGTGCAGAAGTTGTTGGTAAGGCATTATGCATTATTGCATTGTTATCAAATACATGGCATGATGGGTAAAGATTGATTTGTACTGCAATTTGTGGTCTAGATATCTAGTAGCTGCAGACCGCTTGTGAGAAAGAAAGCTGCATTGTGTTTGTTACGCTTATACAGGAAAAATCCTGATGTTGTCAATGTTGATGGATGGTAAATCTGAATATCCACTTTGCTTATAATACACTTTCCTTTTGTAGCTTCTATCCAAGTGTATCTTATTAGTCCCTATTGTCTTTTCTTTAAGGGCGGATCGGATGGCACAACTGTTGGATGAACGAGACCTTGGCGTTTTGACATCGTCTATGAGTCTTCTTGTTGCGTTAGTATCAAACAACCACGAGGCATATTGGAGTTGTCTTCCCAAGTGCGTCAAAATTTTAGAGCGCCTTGCTAGGAACCAGGATATCCCACAAGAATACACTTATTATGGTATTCCATCTCCCTGGCTTCAGGTCTGTAAATTTCTTTCATCTATAATATTTGTGTCTTGGCTTTCGTTTTTGGAAGATTTTTGTgctttattattgttatttggGATTAGGGCTAAAATTGTGTGCTATTCTTACAATTTGTCTTTATTGGCTATATTAAACTAAATGTTTATATCTTATTCAGAAAGTTTTCCTTCATTGTTGCCAAATGTTGCTTAATGTCAGGTAAAAACAATGAGGGCTCTTCAATACTTTCCAACAGTTGAAGATCCAAATACCAGAAGATCATTGTTTGAGGTTTGTCatattttgataatttataCAAACCTGTTATTTAGTTAATGAAGTTTAGTGAGCCTTGAATTCATATTTCAGGTGTTACAAAGGATACTAATGGGCACTGATGTTGTAAAAAATGTGAACAAAAATAATGCATCCCATGCTGTTCTTTTTGAAGCCCTTGCTCTGGTATGTTAATTGCATGTCACTATATATTGGAGATTTGTACAATGAATTTGGTGGCTAAACTTCAATTACTGGGGAATTTTCTCAGTGTGTTTTTTATATTCAAATTGCTTTGCTCAGGTGATGCACCTTGATGCTGAAAAGGAGATGATGACTCAATGTGTGTCTCTTCTTGGAAAATTTATTTCTGTCCGTGAACCAAACATTCGATATCTTGGCTTGGTAAGTTAGGGGACACTTGATTCATCcgcatttttatatattttgtttttagtgtgGTGGTTGCTGCGATGATGTAGTGTCTCATTTCATGATATATATATGCTACTGTGGTGCAGGAGAATATGACCAGAATGTTGATGGTTACAGATGTGCAAGATATCATAAAAAAACATCAAGCTCAGATTATTACTTCTCTGAAGGATCCTGACATCAGGTTACATTTTATATCCTATGTGTTGAAAT is a window encoding:
- the LOC130945754 gene encoding protein RETICULATA-RELATED 1, chloroplastic-like, with the protein product MAMAALSSPLALSNSHYYNNRNYTFKASYLKQRTTLLPVLHHRARTFRIRCTSDTGAALLLNFEAVMKECNARGVQLPLDMVDAAKITGIRQLFLHRYFQLQDSNLVMSFLMKHIPMLRTRMLADPSFLFKLGTEVFIDILCTLVAEYLQRREDFWNEIHLVIGDIVVGIIPLVIVVTNLSPIARFGNYSYDSQGLLGGIQHTIASLPGSVFEAERPGCKFTLKQRIATYFIKGALQGIMAFLSALIGQGFLNVIMMNSKRHKPCLKKTAVLWGIFAAVSSNTRYQIINGLELLFEASAIGKNPNIAKFFSFIVRFINNIIGGMQFVEWAKWSGVH